The DNA region GCCAGTCCAGTGTTTTGGCGCGCGCCCGTTCCATTCAATCCATCGGTTTGCCGATAGACCATTGTCAGCCCATGCAACTGCGCAGCTACGACAAGCATCAGCGCTATCATCGCCAGGAACGCCCGCCGTGTCCCCCCGGTATCCAACGCTGCGGCAATCATCATCGCCAGCGCGGGTGCCGAAAAAACCAGGTACCGAGGCACAAACAATGGAAGAACCAGGCTGATCAGATAAAGAGCGATCACCGGGACAAAAAAATAGCTGACCAGCAACACACTGAATCGACGCTCGCCGCTCGGTTTCCTAATGATTGTTGCCGCACACAGCAGCATCAGCGCAAACGGCATCACCTGCCAAAGGGAGCGACGCGAATCTCCCAGAACGATGAATTGCCATACCAGCGCCAAGCCATCTTGCAGCGTGACAGGCTGGATCCATTGCAAATTATTGGTGATGGAAAGCTGTTCGATGAGCGGCGGGATCCAGGGCAGATACCAGAACACGATGACAAGGTTGGCGACTGTCCAATGCCCCCACGGGATCGCAACGGCAGTGTTGGAGGACCGGCTCTGCCACCAGAACAACCAGTGCACCAGCACGCACAGTCCTGCGAAGTAATGGGTATAAAACGCAGCAACCATCAGCAACACGTAAATAAGCGAAAAGCGTTTTTGCTCCGGGGCTCTGACCCAGCACACCAACACCACGGTCGCCGCCATCAGCCAGAACCCGACCAAGGTATACATCCTGGCTTCCTGGCTATAACGCACCGAGATTGGCAAAAAAGCCAACAGCACAGCAGCGATCCACGTCGCTCTGCGTGTGGAGATCAGGCTCATCAACTTGATACTCAGCAGCAACGTGCCGACATCGGCCAGTGCACTCAAGGCTCTAACCGCAAACGGCGAATCGCCCCACAACAATATCCAGTAATGCAGTAGCACGTAGTAGAGCGGCGGATGTACATCCAACGCCGTCAACGCCCAGATTCGCGCGGGTGCTTCGCGTGCGAGCAACAGGCTGTAGGCTTCGTCGTACCAGATTGCCGGCACTGCAATGGCGTAGAACCGCACGAATAGCGCAATGAGCAAAACAGCTGCGAGAGCGAGTCGATCAACCTGCTCTGGCGCCAGCGATCGATTTAAAGTCGCAGCCGTCGTCCAGGGCTTCATCCTTTTTGCCCGCGAAACAGTACAAACCTGAAGAAGCCGTATCCCAGCAGCAGATTGATCAGCGTGAACACTGCCACGGTCATCAACCCCGGCAAGTCCCAGGCATCGGCGATCGCGCCAATGCTGAAGCTCAACCCGCCCATCAACAGGATGAACAGCAGATAGCCGAACACCGATGTCCGGCTTTCGAAGGTGTAGAGCATGTTCACGTAGAAAGAGAAGGCTGCCGCCACGCAAAACGCCGCAAAATTGCTCGCCGCCTGCGTCAGCCCGACGGCAGTGCACAGGACAAAAAACAGCTGCCAATGGATCAGTCCATCGGCAATTCCGATCACCGTCAACGCAGAGAATCCTTTCATCGCGGTTCCTTGCCATCGCCGTATTTGACGAAGGGTCACGCTAGGGCATGACGCAAGGTCGGTCTACTGTCATAAATTACAGGTGCGCGGCTGAAAACGATGAGCGGTCGTCGTCCTTCACCACTGCAACAACCTGCCATGCGGCGGTTCTTTCATGACGATGAAGGCGTAATCGCCGATCAGATAAATGCGGTAGTACAGGCTCTCTACTCGCGCTGGATACCCCAAGTAACCGACATGGGTGGCGTTGCGTCGCTCGCGTTCGGCGACCACGTTGGTGATGCCGACAGAGGGCAGGTTTTCCGCGAGCATGTAGTAGTCGACGTTCAGCAGGTAACGCAAAACCGGCAATTGCCTGAACGAGCCCTCGGCACTCGCCAGCCAGCGATCGGAGTAATTGATCGACAGGTAAATACGCTTGGCCTCACGCAACTCACGATCACCGCCGATATCGTGCCCCAGGCTGTACAGGGCTGCCGTCGCGAAGGTTTTCTGCAGCGTCAACACTCGGCCGTAGGCGAAGGAAAGCGTTAGCGTTGCCAGCAGCGGGATGATCAGCAGCAAAGGCAATCGGCGGTGATGTTGCGCCAATGCAAAATTGGCCAGGTAGAACAGCACAACCAGCAGTACGCCGAAGCCCATCAGCGTCCGCGCGCCTTCGTTGAAATCGCGGAACAGCAGCGTGATGCCGGGTACCAACAGTGCGATCAACGCCAGACACACTGAAGCTGAAAGCACATGTCGCCATGCTTGTGCTTGCCGTGCCACGCCGACCAGACCGACCAGTGCGCACAGCATCAGCGCCGCGAATATCCAGCTGTAGCCTCCGTGAAACAACAGCGCGAGTTTTTCCAGTATTCGCCCCAGGTTGATCGCGATCTGCAGCAGAGGATGCGCGCTCCAATCGAGCAAATCGGCTTGCCGTTGATGGGTCATGAACGGGTATGCGGTGATGCCATAGATCATAACGCCGAGGGTCAGTTGCGCCACTTTTCCAGCGAGCATTCGCCAGACGTCAGCACAGGGAGTTCGTTGTTGCACAGCCCTGAGCAACTCCACACAACACAAACCGAGAAATACATTAAGGCTGATCTGATACAGCCCGACGGCCAGTGCAATCAACGCTGCCGGCACCAGCCAGCGCTGCACCCGAGAGGCACCGACAAAGGTGATGGCGTAGATCATCGCCACCAGACTCAGGGCCATGTTCGGGCCGTCGTACTGATAGGAGAGGTTCTGCAGCAGAAAAGGGTTGTACCAGAGCGGCAACGGCAGCAGACAAGCGGCCAGGGTCGGTTCACGGAAGTAGTGAAACGTCAGGCGTGTCAGCGCCAGGCTGGTGGCCACGGTGGCGAGCAATAACGGCAGGGGAAAGATGTTGGGCGCGGCGCCGGTGAATGTCAGCAGTTGATACAACCAGTCGGCGAACAGACGACCCTGTCCGGCCCAGGCATTACCCGCCGCGAGGGCGCGCCAGTTGTCGTCGATATAGGCGAAGTCGGCAAGGATCAGCGGCAGGACGTAAAGCGCGGTCGCGAGCAGAAAGAACAGCAGCACCTGACGCCGGCCGAGTTCGCGCACGACAAAATCGCTGATCCTCATCGGTGCGCCTCTGTTCACTGCTGCGCGAAGTGATACCGATTTGAACCTGAGAAATTGTTTTGTATCGGTCTTTCAGACCGGTGGTAAATGTCAAAAGATCGCAGCCTGCGGCAGCTCCTGCATTGGGATGCGATTCCCTGTAGGAGCTGCCGCTGGTTGCGATCTTTTGCTTTTCAGGCGTTATGGATCAGGAAGCCGAACCCGTCGCACCGTGCGCAACGTTGGTCGGTTGCAGCTTGAACACGTAGAACAACACCGTCAGCAGCACCAGGAACGCAGGCCCCACATACAGCGCCACACGGGTGTCCGGGAAGTACGCCATCAGGCCGACCACCAGTACCAGAAATGCCAGCGCAAAGTACGAACTGACCGGGTACAGCCACATCTTGTATTGGAGGCCGGCACGTTCGCTGGCGCTCAGGCCTTTGCGGAATTTCAGTTGTGCCAGCAGGATCATCACCCAGGTCCAGATCGCGCCGAACGTTGCAATCGAGGTGACCCAGACGAAGACTTTTTCCGGTACCAGATAGTTGAGCAGAACGCCCAGCAGCAACGCGGCGATCGACAGCAGCAGCGCACGACGCGGCACACCGTTGTTCGAGGTCTTGGCAAAACCGGCCGGCGCCTGACCGTTTTGCGCCAGGCTGTAAAGCATGCGCCCGGTGCTGAAAATGCCGCCGTTGCACGACGACAGCGCGGCGGTGATCACCACGAAGTTGATGATACCGGCAGCGGTCTTGATGCCCAGACGCTCGAAAGTCATCACGAACGGGCTGCCTTGAGTGCCGATTTCGTTCCACGGGTAGATCGACAGAATCACGAACAGCGCGCCGACATAGAACAGCAGAATGCGCCAGAACACCGAGCCGATCGCGTTGGGAATGGTTTTCTGCGGGTTCTTCGCTTCACCGGCAGTCAGACCGATCATCTCGACACCGAGGTAGGCGAACATGACCATCTGCAGCGACATCAGCACACCCTGCACGCCGTTGGGCATGAAGCCGCCGTGGGCCCACAGATTGGAAATCCCCAGCGCCACGCCGTCGTTGCCGAAACCGAAGGCGATGATGCCGACGCCGCCGATGACCATGGCGATGATGGTGACGATCTTGATCAGAGCGAACCAGAATTCGAATTCACCGAAGGCTTTCACCGCGATCAGGTTGATCGAGCCCATGCTGACCAGCGCCGCGAGGGCCCAGATCCAGCGCGGCACATCGGGGAACCAGATGCCCATGTACACCGCCACTGCGGTGATTTCCGCGACGCAGGTCACCAGCCACAGGAACCAGTAGTTCCAGCCGGTGAGGAAGCCGGCCAAAGGCCCGAGATAATCTTGTGCGTAACGGCTGAACGAGCCAGCGACCGGATTGTGCACGGCCATCTCGCCGAGGGCGCGCATGATCACCAGGATCGCCAGACCGCCAAGAATGTAGGAAATCATGATCGCCGGGCCGGCCATTTCGATGGCCTTGGCCGAGCCTAGAAACAGACCGACACCGATACAGGCGCCGAGCGCCATCAGGCGAATATGCCGTTCGCCGAGTTCGCGTTTGAGCGGACCGCCCTGAGCGGTTTCGCCGTGAGGCAGGTGATTGCCGACTGGCATGGGGGTGCAACCTCGTCTTGTTATTGGATATGACCACCGAGTATCGAAGCGTCGGCCGATAAGCCTTGGCTGCCGTGAAACCGCGCCTGCCTCGTGGGCAAACGCGTCTTGTAGGACAAAACCTGCAAGATCAGCGGGGCGTGCAGTATAAAAAGCCTTGGGCAGGAGTTTTCACTCTATAAACCACAACATTCAGCGACAACTCTCGGCAAAAGCCCGGTTTGCGGAGAGGCATTCCCTGCGTTTTGTAGGAATTTTCGCCGCCGAAAAAGGCGCCGAGTATTGCACAGCATTGGTGCACCGTCATGCCCCTGACTTGGCAGTATTTACGGCTGGATAGCTCTAACCCGGTCATTTCCAGGCCTCTACCCATTCACAAGTAAGTGGATTTCCTGTGGCGAGGGGATTTATCCCCGTTCGGCTGCGCAGCAGTCGCAAAACCTGCAAATGCATTCTTACAGAAGGATTGAGGTGTCTGGATTTGGGGCTGCTTCGCGGCCCAACGGGGATAAATCCCCTCGCCACAGGTCCCTCACTCATTTCAGAAACTTCCTTCAGCATTGCAGATCCGAGTCGGACGACCTGGCACTAGTCTTGATGCGTGATCAATCAATGCAAGGAAGCAATATGACCGTCCAACCCAACTCTCATCGCCTGCGCCAAGGCCGATTCTCCGAACCCGGCCGCGCCTACTTCATCACCTCAGTGATTCACCAGCGCCAACCCGTTTTTGCAGACTGGCAAACAGGCCGATTACTGGTGGCAGAACTTCGCAAGGCGCATGACCAAGGCAAAGTTGAATCCATCGCGTGGGTGGTGATGCCGGATCATTTCCACCGGCTGGTACAGCTGCAAAGCGGCACGCTTGCTGACGTCATTGGCGGAATAAAGGCCCGCTGTACTCAGGCCCTCAATCACAAGACCGGACGCCAAGGCCCATTGTGGCAAAGCGGTTTTCACGACCGTGCAATTCGTGATGATGAGGACTTGCTGCCTTTTGCTCGGTATATCGTGGCCAATCCGCTGCGGGCGGGCTTGGTTGAAAACGTAGGTGATTACCCGCTCTGGGATGCTTGCTGGCTATAACCCCCCGCTTGTGGCGAGGGGATTTATCCCCGCTCGGCTGCGCAGCAGTCGTAACCCAGTCAACGCGGTGTATCAGACAAACTGCAGTGACTGGCCTTGGGGTTGCTTCGCAACCCAACGGGGATAAATCCCCTCGCCACAAAATTTCTAAACCTCAATGCCATCGGCCCCACTTCCAGATTTGTTCAGTACTTCCCCACCCTCAACCCTTCACAATTTTTTCACCATCGCCAACCACCGTCTAAGCTTCAGACAAGTCCGATCAATCTGCGTAATGGATCAGTCGACTATGGGCGCTTTGTGGCAAACCGATTCGAGTAAAACCGTGGTTCCGACTGAACGTGTGGATCAAGCGCCTGTCCCCGAAAAACCACGCCGTTCCCGGCATGGCTGGAAGGCTTTCTGGTTGTTGCTGCTGATTATTGCGATCGTGGTAGGACTGGCTGCGTCCAAGGAAATGCGCACCTCGCGCTTCCAGTCTGCTGAAGTCAGCAAATACGCGTCATCGCTCACCTACAAGCTGGAATCAGGCCCGAGTGAAGCGATTCACTACCCCGGCAACGGCCCGTTTGATTTGCGCCTGGGTTACAGCTCTCTCGATGAATTCCTGCCACGCCTGCTCAAGCGCAATTACGTGATCACCGAGCAAACGCGTTTCTCTCCGGCCCTGCTCAGCTATACAGACAAAGGTCTGTTCGTACCGTATTCGGAAAAAATCCAGGCCGGCCTGACCATCACCGATTGCCGCGCTGCGCCGCTGTACAAGTACAACTATCCGCAACAACTGTATTCCAGCTTCGCGGCCATTCCGCCGGTGGTGGTCAGCAGTCTGCTGTTCATTGAAAACCGCTTCCTGCTCGACCCCAAACAGCCCCGCGCCAACCCGGCGGTGGATTGGCCGCGTTTCGGCATGGCCGCGTGGTCACAGGTGGCGAAATTGCTGCACCTGCCCGGTCAATCGGCCGGCGGCAGTACGCTGGCGACGCAACTGGAAAAATACCGCCACTCACCGGACGGCCTGACGGTGTCCGGCGCGGAGAAGATCCGCCAGATGATTTCCGCCAGCGTGCGCGCCTATCAACCCGGCCCGGAAACTCTTGGTGCACGGCAGAACATCGTTCGCGATTACCTCAACAGCGTGCCTCTGTCGGCGGTGCCGGGGCATGGTGAAGTGCACGGCATGGCCGAAGGCTTGCGGGTCTGGTACGGCAGCGATTTCAACAAGGCCAACGAACAACTGAACAGCCCGGCCACCGATCCGAAAACCATGGCCGACAAAGGCCTGGCCCTGCGTGAAATGCTCTCGCTGATGATCGCCCAGCGCCGTCCGTCGCATTACCTGACCAAGGGCCGCGAAGAGCTCGCCGATCTCACCGACAGCCACTTGCGCCTGCTTAAACAGAACGCTGTGATCGACAGCGCCCTGGCCGATGCCGCACTGACCAGCAAAGTCACCTACCGCGACTGGCAGACCCAGCCGACGATTCAGCCAATCGAAACCAACAAGGGCATCAGCGTCGCCCGCAGTCGTCTGGCGACCATGCTCAACCGTCCGCTGTACGACCTTGATCGCCTCGATCTGTCGGCCACCAGTACCTTGCAGGGCGACCTGCAAACCCAGGCCACCGAGTACCTGAAAAAACTCGCCGACCCGGCCTTCGCCGCGCAGATCGGCTTGATGGGCGAGCGTCTGCTGACCCCGACCAGCACCACTCAGGTGCGCTATAGCTTCACACTGTTCGAACTGACTCCGGACGGCTCGCGGGTGCGCGTCCAGACCGACAGTACAGATCAGCCGTTCGACATCAACGAAGGCAGCAAGCTGGAACTCGGCTCTACGGCGAAGATGCGGGTGCTGACCACGTACCTGCAAATCATCTCCGAACTGCACGACAAATACGCCGGCATGTCAGTGCCGGAACTGAAGAAAATCGAAGTCCCCGATCAGGATCGCCTGAGCCAGTGGGTCATCGAATACCTGATGCAGAACAAGGATCGCGACCTGTCGAAAATGCTCGGCGCAGCGCTCGATCGCAAATACTCCGCCAGCCCCGGCGAGGCGTTTTTCACCGGTGGCGGTCTGCATGTGTTCCACAACTTTCGCAAGGAAGACAACGGTCGCATACCGACGTTGCGCGACGCTCTGCGAGAATCGATCAACCTGCCGTTCATTCGCCTGATGCGCGATGTGGTGCGCTACGTCACCTACTCCGGCCCCAACAGCAGCGCCGAATTGCTCAAGGATGATCGCGACCCGCGCCGTCAGGAATATCTGGCCAATTTCGCCGACCGCGAAGGCACCTCGTTCCTGCTCAAATTCTGGAAGAAATACAAAAACAAGGACACTCAGGCGCGGCTTGATACGTTCCTCGACAGCATGCGTCCAACGCCGATCCGCATGGCTGCGGTGCACCGTTATCTGTTGCCGGATGCCACTCAGGAAGACTTCAACACCTTCGTGCGCGCACACCTCAAAGGCGCCAAACTGACAGAAAAACTCACCGACGATCGCCTGATCCGCCTCTACGATTCCTATGGCCCCGGTAGCTACGACCTGCCTGATCAGGGCTTCATCGCCAAGGTTCACCCGCTCGACCTGTGGCTGATGGGCTACCTGTTGCACAACCCCGACGCGACGTTCAGCCAGATCGTCAAGGCCAGTCAGTTCGAGCGCCAGGAAGTCTACAGCTGGCTGTTCAAGAGCAAGCACAA from Pseudomonas helmanticensis includes:
- a CDS encoding glycosyltransferase family 39 protein; protein product: MKPWTTAATLNRSLAPEQVDRLALAAVLLIALFVRFYAIAVPAIWYDEAYSLLLAREAPARIWALTALDVHPPLYYVLLHYWILLWGDSPFAVRALSALADVGTLLLSIKLMSLISTRRATWIAAVLLAFLPISVRYSQEARMYTLVGFWLMAATVVLVCWVRAPEQKRFSLIYVLLMVAAFYTHYFAGLCVLVHWLFWWQSRSSNTAVAIPWGHWTVANLVIVFWYLPWIPPLIEQLSITNNLQWIQPVTLQDGLALVWQFIVLGDSRRSLWQVMPFALMLLCAATIIRKPSGERRFSVLLVSYFFVPVIALYLISLVLPLFVPRYLVFSAPALAMMIAAALDTGGTRRAFLAMIALMLVVAAQLHGLTMVYRQTDGLNGTGARQNTGLASLVAQLNQKARPGDEIIIASVFWFLPFAYYNTTGIEPKYEIRSSMDEFLRLTSRGALSLINDPAKSAYIDGVTALDCRSQRVWWVTDKSLSQARPLFAKDRAPSFVFNGGNVFAYLFSSDAVLAPGEASTSVASMPSPDHSAQNCPPAPSATSANRTRHSPRQ
- a CDS encoding GtrA family protein — translated: MKGFSALTVIGIADGLIHWQLFFVLCTAVGLTQAASNFAAFCVAAAFSFYVNMLYTFESRTSVFGYLLFILLMGGLSFSIGAIADAWDLPGLMTVAVFTLINLLLGYGFFRFVLFRGQKG
- a CDS encoding glucosyltransferase domain-containing protein — translated: MRISDFVVRELGRRQVLLFFLLATALYVLPLILADFAYIDDNWRALAAGNAWAGQGRLFADWLYQLLTFTGAAPNIFPLPLLLATVATSLALTRLTFHYFREPTLAACLLPLPLWYNPFLLQNLSYQYDGPNMALSLVAMIYAITFVGASRVQRWLVPAALIALAVGLYQISLNVFLGLCCVELLRAVQQRTPCADVWRMLAGKVAQLTLGVMIYGITAYPFMTHQRQADLLDWSAHPLLQIAINLGRILEKLALLFHGGYSWIFAALMLCALVGLVGVARQAQAWRHVLSASVCLALIALLVPGITLLFRDFNEGARTLMGFGVLLVVLFYLANFALAQHHRRLPLLLIIPLLATLTLSFAYGRVLTLQKTFATAALYSLGHDIGGDRELREAKRIYLSINYSDRWLASAEGSFRQLPVLRYLLNVDYYMLAENLPSVGITNVVAERERRNATHVGYLGYPARVESLYYRIYLIGDYAFIVMKEPPHGRLLQW
- a CDS encoding amino acid permease; protein product: MPVGNHLPHGETAQGGPLKRELGERHIRLMALGACIGVGLFLGSAKAIEMAGPAIMISYILGGLAILVIMRALGEMAVHNPVAGSFSRYAQDYLGPLAGFLTGWNYWFLWLVTCVAEITAVAVYMGIWFPDVPRWIWALAALVSMGSINLIAVKAFGEFEFWFALIKIVTIIAMVIGGVGIIAFGFGNDGVALGISNLWAHGGFMPNGVQGVLMSLQMVMFAYLGVEMIGLTAGEAKNPQKTIPNAIGSVFWRILLFYVGALFVILSIYPWNEIGTQGSPFVMTFERLGIKTAAGIINFVVITAALSSCNGGIFSTGRMLYSLAQNGQAPAGFAKTSNNGVPRRALLLSIAALLLGVLLNYLVPEKVFVWVTSIATFGAIWTWVMILLAQLKFRKGLSASERAGLQYKMWLYPVSSYFALAFLVLVVGLMAYFPDTRVALYVGPAFLVLLTVLFYVFKLQPTNVAHGATGSAS
- a CDS encoding REP-associated tyrosine transposase, producing the protein MTVQPNSHRLRQGRFSEPGRAYFITSVIHQRQPVFADWQTGRLLVAELRKAHDQGKVESIAWVVMPDHFHRLVQLQSGTLADVIGGIKARCTQALNHKTGRQGPLWQSGFHDRAIRDDEDLLPFARYIVANPLRAGLVENVGDYPLWDACWL
- a CDS encoding transglycosylase domain-containing protein, translated to MGALWQTDSSKTVVPTERVDQAPVPEKPRRSRHGWKAFWLLLLIIAIVVGLAASKEMRTSRFQSAEVSKYASSLTYKLESGPSEAIHYPGNGPFDLRLGYSSLDEFLPRLLKRNYVITEQTRFSPALLSYTDKGLFVPYSEKIQAGLTITDCRAAPLYKYNYPQQLYSSFAAIPPVVVSSLLFIENRFLLDPKQPRANPAVDWPRFGMAAWSQVAKLLHLPGQSAGGSTLATQLEKYRHSPDGLTVSGAEKIRQMISASVRAYQPGPETLGARQNIVRDYLNSVPLSAVPGHGEVHGMAEGLRVWYGSDFNKANEQLNSPATDPKTMADKGLALREMLSLMIAQRRPSHYLTKGREELADLTDSHLRLLKQNAVIDSALADAALTSKVTYRDWQTQPTIQPIETNKGISVARSRLATMLNRPLYDLDRLDLSATSTLQGDLQTQATEYLKKLADPAFAAQIGLMGERLLTPTSTTQVRYSFTLFELTPDGSRVRVQTDSTDQPFDINEGSKLELGSTAKMRVLTTYLQIISELHDKYAGMSVPELKKIEVPDQDRLSQWVIEYLMQNKDRDLSKMLGAALDRKYSASPGEAFFTGGGLHVFHNFRKEDNGRIPTLRDALRESINLPFIRLMRDVVRYVTYSGPNSSAELLKDDRDPRRQEYLANFADREGTSFLLKFWKKYKNKDTQARLDTFLDSMRPTPIRMAAVHRYLLPDATQEDFNTFVRAHLKGAKLTEKLTDDRLIRLYDSYGPGSYDLPDQGFIAKVHPLDLWLMGYLLHNPDATFSQIVKASQFERQEVYSWLFKSKHKGARDSRIRTMLEIEAFLEIHQRWQKVGYPFDHLVPSLATAIGSSGDRPAALAELIGTILNDGVRMPTLRIDSLHFAADTPYETRVTNDPHVGKRVMPSEVATAMREALSQVVDSGTAKRVSGSFKTADGTPLVMGGKTGTGDNRIEAIGSGGRILSSKSINRTATFVFYIGNNHFGTLTAFVPGRSAENFKFTSALPVQVLKGMAPILSPYLQPGTHTMCQAPEVTAAR